From a single Gimesia fumaroli genomic region:
- a CDS encoding DUF1800 domain-containing protein has product MELALQAEKPDSSTCWREYRPTKKTPWNLRHVVHLHRRAGFAATWDELQRDLQEGPQASIDRVMNGTTCEKSYSEDFERMSATIAEAAVRSNQPDRLKAWWLFRMLFTTDPLTEKQTLLWHNHFATSNQKLEDLSLMHRQNDLFRSLARAPFGKLLTAVLHDPAMLLWLDAPSNHKGHPNENLARELMELFTLGIGHFNETDVKEAARALTGWTVIDDRFSFRASQHDAGQKTILNQHGVWNGDELVEILINQRGTAERLAWRLCQLFLGEGVAQKSDISTLAEGLQSHDLDIDWGTETILRSELFFTDQNIRQRVAGPAEFIIGATRALELSDPPPQTMILADWMRQLGQDLFYPPNVGGWNGGRDWLRTSALISRANFATGLSRGQFSSNHLPPDWSRLAAKQEQSSNPEDFVAFLADLLFGGDPSPGWVEGIVKSVSNKSHSREVVLQQTVAAVLTSPEAQLN; this is encoded by the coding sequence ATGGAACTCGCTCTCCAGGCAGAGAAGCCTGATAGCTCAACCTGCTGGCGTGAGTATCGCCCCACAAAAAAAACGCCCTGGAATCTGCGGCATGTGGTCCATCTGCATCGCCGCGCCGGCTTTGCGGCCACGTGGGACGAACTCCAGCGCGATCTGCAGGAGGGTCCACAGGCAAGCATTGATCGTGTGATGAATGGAACAACGTGCGAAAAGTCCTATTCTGAGGATTTCGAACGCATGTCCGCTACCATTGCGGAGGCAGCAGTTCGCTCAAATCAGCCCGACCGTCTGAAAGCATGGTGGCTGTTTCGCATGCTGTTCACGACGGATCCGTTAACGGAAAAACAGACGCTGCTCTGGCACAATCACTTTGCCACCAGTAACCAGAAACTCGAAGATCTTTCGCTGATGCATCGGCAAAACGATCTGTTCCGCAGTCTGGCACGGGCGCCGTTTGGTAAACTACTCACCGCCGTCCTGCACGACCCGGCCATGCTGCTCTGGCTGGATGCACCTTCCAATCACAAGGGACACCCCAACGAAAATCTGGCACGCGAATTGATGGAACTGTTTACTTTGGGTATCGGACACTTTAACGAAACCGATGTCAAAGAAGCAGCCCGGGCACTGACGGGCTGGACGGTGATCGATGACCGGTTCTCTTTTCGAGCCTCCCAACACGACGCGGGCCAAAAGACAATTCTCAATCAGCACGGAGTCTGGAACGGCGACGAACTCGTTGAAATACTGATCAACCAACGCGGCACGGCAGAACGACTCGCATGGCGGTTGTGCCAACTGTTCCTCGGTGAAGGGGTCGCTCAGAAGTCAGACATCAGCACCCTGGCCGAAGGTCTGCAGTCACACGATCTGGATATCGACTGGGGAACGGAAACCATTCTCCGCAGTGAGCTCTTCTTTACAGATCAGAATATTCGTCAGCGTGTTGCGGGGCCGGCCGAGTTTATCATCGGCGCCACGCGGGCACTGGAACTCTCCGATCCGCCACCTCAAACGATGATTCTGGCCGACTGGATGCGCCAACTGGGACAAGATCTGTTTTATCCCCCCAATGTGGGAGGCTGGAATGGTGGCAGAGACTGGTTACGAACCAGTGCGCTCATCAGTCGGGCTAACTTTGCCACGGGACTTTCTCGCGGCCAGTTTTCCTCAAATCATCTACCACCAGACTGGTCCCGATTAGCCGCAAAACAAGAGCAGTCCTCCAATCCGGAAGACTTCGTGGCATTCCTCGCCGATCTGCTGTTTGGCGGTGACCCCTCGCCCGGCTGGGTCGAAGGCATCGTCAAAAGCGTTTCGAATAAGTCCCATTCTCGCGAGGTTGTACTACAACAAACCGTCGCCGCCGTTCTCACATCACCTGAGGCACAACTTAACTGA
- a CDS encoding DUF1501 domain-containing protein, translating into MLTRRQFLDTSLLSTSILSLASSVPCFLTRSLQAAEKKSHGRILVVIELNGGNDGLNTVVPFNDENYQKHRKTLQITEAKVLKLNSKIGLHPAMTGTAQLVEDGRLAIVQGVGYPNPNRSHFESMGIWQSALMNPNAHGGYGWLGRALDQKSKQVRTFADAICLGNVDPPQALRGRQATQATIRSLAELQLDSHTPNSETKPDESTTDDLLQFVRRRTVDARATAARITKLKNAGTTETRYPQSGLANRLKGIARLIRAELEPRVYYTVQAGYDTHINQEFDHYRRLSEFSGALSAFLNDLRDSQLDDRVLVLVFSEFGRRVAENDSQGTDHGTAGPVFLAGPSVKAGLHGSTPDLADLVDGDLKMTTDFRRVYATVLSKWLEINPQTCLQGNFAAMDLLQS; encoded by the coding sequence ATGTTGACGCGTCGCCAGTTTCTAGACACTTCACTCCTGTCAACGTCAATCCTCTCGCTCGCTTCATCGGTCCCCTGCTTTCTAACACGGTCGCTGCAAGCGGCTGAGAAGAAGAGTCACGGACGGATTCTGGTCGTGATTGAACTCAACGGAGGTAATGACGGACTGAATACGGTCGTCCCCTTTAATGATGAGAACTACCAGAAACATCGCAAAACATTACAAATTACGGAAGCAAAGGTTCTGAAACTGAATTCGAAAATCGGCTTGCATCCGGCGATGACCGGCACTGCTCAACTTGTGGAAGACGGACGACTGGCGATCGTTCAGGGGGTCGGATATCCAAACCCCAATCGCTCTCACTTTGAGAGCATGGGAATCTGGCAGTCAGCTCTAATGAACCCGAATGCGCACGGCGGCTATGGCTGGCTGGGACGTGCCCTCGATCAGAAATCAAAACAGGTGCGCACATTCGCCGACGCCATCTGCCTGGGCAACGTTGATCCACCGCAGGCGCTGCGCGGACGGCAGGCAACACAAGCGACGATTCGAAGCCTCGCAGAACTGCAACTCGACTCTCATACGCCCAACTCCGAAACGAAACCAGATGAAAGCACAACAGACGATCTACTTCAGTTTGTGCGGCGACGCACAGTGGATGCACGAGCGACGGCCGCTCGCATTACCAAACTGAAAAACGCCGGTACAACCGAAACGCGTTATCCACAAAGTGGTCTGGCAAATCGGCTGAAAGGCATCGCCCGGCTGATTCGTGCCGAACTTGAACCCCGCGTTTACTACACAGTTCAAGCCGGCTACGACACGCACATCAATCAGGAATTCGACCATTATCGACGCCTCTCTGAATTCAGCGGTGCCCTGAGCGCGTTCCTCAACGATCTGCGTGACTCTCAACTGGACGATCGCGTGCTGGTACTGGTCTTCAGTGAATTCGGACGCCGAGTAGCAGAAAACGATTCCCAGGGAACCGATCACGGCACCGCCGGACCCGTATTTCTAGCAGGCCCGTCGGTCAAAGCCGGGCTGCACGGCTCCACTCCGGATCTGGCCGATTTGGTTGACGGTGATCTTAAAATGACAACCGACTTCCGCCGTGTTTATGCGACCGTTCTTTCCAAATGGCTCGAGATCAATCCACAAACATGTCTGCAGGGGAATTTTGCCGCGATGGATTTATTGCAATCGTAA
- a CDS encoding class II glutamine amidotransferase: MCRWLAYSGSPLKLSALLTRPSHSLIDQSRHATHNIESLNGDGFGVGWYGEDPTPGVYRDTHPAWNDENFRHLSEHIQSGLFLAHVRASTGTAVQNTNCHPFAFENWLFQHNGSVPEFRSLRRELLFDVDPDLFPFIQGSTDSEILFFLALTFGLRDDAPQALARMIGHVERARQSAGIKAPLFFSACVTDGQSLWAVRYSSNNESRTLYHSSHLHALHDLDGSYGSLPADATIVVSEPLDDLTENWQEVPESSLLTVEQGAVSVTAFVPGT; the protein is encoded by the coding sequence ATGTGCCGCTGGCTTGCCTATTCCGGTTCTCCACTCAAACTGAGTGCCCTGTTAACGCGTCCCAGCCATTCTCTGATTGACCAGAGCCGCCATGCAACGCACAACATTGAGAGTCTGAATGGAGACGGATTTGGTGTGGGCTGGTACGGTGAAGATCCGACGCCGGGCGTTTATCGTGATACGCATCCCGCCTGGAATGATGAAAACTTCCGGCATCTGTCGGAACACATTCAATCGGGGCTGTTCCTGGCACATGTGCGTGCTTCCACGGGAACCGCGGTGCAGAATACCAACTGTCATCCTTTCGCGTTTGAAAACTGGCTGTTTCAACACAACGGTTCGGTTCCCGAATTTCGTTCCCTCAGACGAGAACTATTGTTCGACGTCGATCCCGATTTGTTTCCCTTTATTCAGGGTTCAACCGATTCAGAAATTCTGTTTTTCCTGGCCCTCACTTTTGGTTTGCGCGATGACGCTCCCCAAGCCCTGGCCCGGATGATCGGTCATGTCGAACGTGCCCGCCAGTCCGCCGGCATCAAAGCGCCCCTCTTTTTTAGTGCCTGTGTAACCGACGGACAGAGCCTCTGGGCGGTACGTTATTCCAGCAACAACGAGTCCCGAACGTTGTATCACAGCAGTCATTTGCATGCCCTGCACGATCTTGATGGTAGCTATGGGAGTCTACCAGCCGATGCAACGATTGTCGTCTCCGAACCATTGGACGACTTAACCGAAAACTGGCAGGAAGTTCCCGAATCGTCTCTGCTGACCGTGGAACAAGGTGCGGTGAGCGTCACCGCCTTTGTACCAGGAACCTGA